One Micromonospora craniellae genomic region harbors:
- the fxsT gene encoding FxSxx-COOH system tetratricopeptide repeat protein: MTGPGNGLTRAELADSIWLAARLGPGAGLAGPPGTALTTDPSRPDDGPPLSEVLHPFRQLVPGRERYEFDEDTTAEHLAAGVAWPALRRTPRAGWDAVVVVDDHLSMTVWSGRIRSFVKLLRRHVAFHDVRVCRLITTTTEPAGVVLRGRRGGPVDGPSTALPPVGRRRLVLVLSDGAGPAWHSGAVLPHLYEWASRQPVAMVHLLPQQMWHRTGVQPLRLRLRAAVPAAANSRWEWRHHNTLQALLAEEPRPAGGPVPVPVVELRPRWLAAWVELLACRAPRWIDMPALLTTDRPAPGQAARPTAGPDAARRVREFISWASPEALRLATHLAAAPLDRSAVRVVQRTLLPRSTPLHLAEVLTSPLVRTVGTGDDRAFEFLPGVRAELLAAGRRADTVRVWQLLSARLGRFRPAIAHWGRVLDDPKSVEIPTVTSADVALVRIEQDVMRALSGRYLPRARLLGDALAAADRDGDTDLVVRTPAPGDRDAMIAVGADADADRSVGTEGVGLSSSTPADATAPTRTPAVWGNIPPKNPNFTGRKEPLALLHRQVRGGTTAVLPHALHGMGGVGKSHLAVEYVYQHQAEYDLIWWIPAERPTQINASIVELAARMNLASGPDIGSARVAVQEALRLGRPYPRWLLVFDNAESPEMLLPYLPTGGSGDIIITSRNPGWANVARTLEVDVFPREESIELLRRRGPELTAEQADRLAEALGDLPLALEQAAAWRAETGMPAEEYLRLFEEKRIELLEQAPPMDYQLPVAAAWNVSLDRLVVSNPAAFRLLQVCSFLAPEPIPRTLFSGAQNDDIHPELNAALRDPMRLNRAIRDINRYALARVIHRTNSIQMHRLIQAVLIDRMAGPDRETVRSSAHLLLASGDRNDPDSPANWASYAELYPHVMASDAVHSTQPWVQQLVFNEARYLYWWGDFTASLELAEQAWRAWSSSLGEDAPMTLTIGHWLGFMLYRLGRHRQAAQHNARILELYQRTTTEDTEELLRAIGQVAADLRASGDFRRALEMDEDLYQRHIQALGEDDPNTLNAAHNLAVSLRLTGDIRRAYEVDRETYAHRVVLFGEDHAQTLESHLNLIIDRRELGEYLPARAEMQNVVDRLPRLWGSAQTQTLTARRRLASAIRKAGDHHAALALSQEVRDGFASRFGEHHPDTLLAAFGLAVDMRATGDLDAAATLTAELVTWYRELFDSEHPYTVATQLNGAIVDRLQGNVARAQSTNEKGLAVLTRRLGPDHPLTLAALINLGNDLYHLGEHAAAYDLDQRTAARCAAVFGPDHPTTLICLGNLAQDLVSHGREEEASSLHAEITQKFATVLGEQHPATVAGTDLTIRGDCDLDPMPL, encoded by the coding sequence GTGACCGGACCCGGCAATGGGCTCACCCGCGCCGAACTGGCCGACTCGATCTGGCTGGCCGCCCGGCTCGGGCCCGGCGCCGGGCTCGCCGGGCCACCCGGCACCGCGCTCACCACCGACCCGTCCCGCCCGGACGACGGCCCGCCGCTGTCGGAGGTCCTGCACCCGTTCCGGCAGTTGGTCCCCGGACGCGAGCGGTACGAGTTCGACGAGGACACCACCGCCGAGCACCTCGCGGCGGGAGTGGCCTGGCCGGCCCTGCGCCGTACGCCACGCGCCGGATGGGACGCCGTGGTGGTCGTCGACGACCACCTGTCGATGACCGTCTGGTCCGGCCGGATCCGCAGCTTCGTGAAGCTGCTGCGCCGGCACGTCGCCTTCCACGACGTCCGGGTCTGCCGGCTGATCACCACCACCACGGAACCGGCCGGGGTGGTGCTGCGTGGTCGCCGTGGCGGCCCGGTCGACGGCCCGTCGACGGCGCTGCCACCGGTCGGCCGTCGCCGCCTGGTGCTGGTGCTCAGCGACGGGGCCGGGCCGGCCTGGCACTCCGGCGCGGTCCTCCCCCACCTGTACGAGTGGGCCAGCCGGCAACCGGTGGCGATGGTCCACCTGCTGCCCCAACAGATGTGGCACCGCACCGGCGTGCAGCCGCTGCGACTGCGACTGCGGGCCGCCGTACCGGCGGCGGCCAACTCCCGGTGGGAGTGGCGTCACCACAACACACTCCAGGCGCTGCTGGCCGAGGAGCCCCGACCGGCCGGCGGCCCGGTGCCGGTGCCGGTGGTGGAGCTGCGTCCGCGCTGGCTGGCGGCGTGGGTCGAGCTGCTCGCCTGCCGAGCGCCACGATGGATCGACATGCCCGCCCTGCTCACCACCGACCGGCCGGCCCCGGGCCAAGCCGCCCGACCCACCGCCGGTCCCGACGCCGCCCGCCGGGTACGGGAGTTCATCTCGTGGGCGTCACCGGAGGCGCTGCGCCTGGCCACCCACCTGGCCGCAGCGCCACTGGACCGGTCAGCCGTGCGGGTGGTGCAGCGGACGCTGCTGCCCCGGTCCACGCCACTGCACCTGGCCGAGGTGCTGACCAGCCCGCTGGTGCGGACCGTCGGCACCGGCGACGACCGGGCCTTCGAGTTCCTCCCCGGCGTACGGGCCGAGTTGCTGGCGGCCGGCCGCCGCGCCGACACCGTACGCGTCTGGCAGCTCCTGTCGGCCCGGCTCGGGCGGTTCCGCCCCGCGATCGCGCACTGGGGACGGGTGCTCGACGATCCGAAGAGTGTCGAGATTCCGACGGTGACCTCGGCCGACGTCGCGCTGGTGCGGATCGAGCAGGACGTGATGCGGGCGCTGTCCGGGCGGTACCTGCCCCGGGCGCGGCTGCTGGGCGACGCGCTGGCGGCGGCCGACCGGGACGGCGACACCGACCTGGTCGTCAGGACTCCCGCACCTGGCGATCGGGATGCGATGATAGCTGTCGGCGCTGACGCCGACGCAGACCGTAGCGTAGGTACCGAAGGAGTCGGCTTGTCGTCCAGCACTCCCGCAGACGCCACCGCCCCGACCCGCACGCCGGCCGTCTGGGGCAACATCCCACCGAAGAACCCGAACTTCACCGGCCGCAAGGAGCCGCTCGCCCTGCTGCACCGGCAGGTACGCGGCGGCACCACCGCGGTGCTGCCGCACGCCCTGCACGGGATGGGCGGTGTCGGCAAATCCCACCTGGCCGTCGAGTACGTCTACCAGCACCAGGCCGAGTACGACCTGATCTGGTGGATACCGGCCGAACGACCCACCCAGATCAACGCCTCCATCGTGGAACTCGCGGCACGGATGAACCTCGCCTCCGGGCCGGACATCGGCAGTGCCCGTGTCGCCGTGCAGGAGGCGCTGCGGCTCGGTCGGCCGTACCCTCGCTGGCTGCTCGTCTTCGACAACGCCGAGAGCCCCGAGATGCTGCTGCCGTACCTGCCGACCGGCGGGTCCGGCGACATCATCATCACGTCCCGGAACCCGGGGTGGGCCAACGTCGCCCGCACGCTGGAGGTCGACGTCTTTCCCCGGGAGGAGAGCATCGAGCTGCTGCGTCGCCGAGGTCCGGAGCTGACCGCCGAGCAGGCGGACCGGCTGGCCGAGGCGCTCGGTGACCTGCCGCTCGCGTTGGAGCAGGCGGCGGCCTGGCGGGCCGAGACCGGCATGCCGGCCGAGGAGTACCTGCGGCTGTTCGAGGAGAAGCGGATCGAGCTGCTCGAACAGGCACCGCCGATGGACTACCAACTGCCCGTCGCCGCCGCGTGGAACGTGTCGCTGGACCGGCTCGTCGTCTCCAACCCCGCCGCGTTCCGGCTGTTGCAGGTCTGTTCGTTCCTCGCCCCGGAGCCCATCCCGCGCACCCTGTTCAGCGGCGCACAGAACGACGACATCCACCCCGAGCTGAACGCCGCGCTGCGCGACCCGATGCGGCTCAACCGCGCGATCCGCGACATCAACCGGTACGCGCTGGCCCGGGTGATCCACCGGACCAACTCGATCCAGATGCACCGGCTGATCCAGGCCGTCCTCATCGACCGGATGGCCGGACCGGACCGGGAGACCGTGCGGAGCAGCGCTCACCTTCTGCTCGCTTCCGGAGACCGCAACGACCCCGACTCGCCGGCCAACTGGGCCAGCTACGCCGAGCTGTACCCGCACGTGATGGCCTCCGACGCGGTCCACTCCACCCAGCCGTGGGTGCAGCAACTGGTCTTCAACGAGGCCCGGTACCTCTACTGGTGGGGCGACTTCACCGCGTCGCTGGAGCTGGCCGAGCAGGCGTGGCGGGCCTGGAGCAGCAGCCTGGGCGAGGACGCGCCGATGACGCTCACCATCGGCCACTGGCTCGGCTTCATGCTCTACCGCCTGGGCCGCCACCGCCAGGCGGCCCAGCACAACGCCCGCATCCTGGAGCTGTACCAGCGCACCACCACCGAGGACACCGAGGAGTTGCTGCGCGCCATCGGGCAGGTGGCGGCCGACCTGCGGGCGTCCGGCGACTTCCGCCGCGCCCTGGAGATGGACGAGGACCTCTACCAGCGGCACATCCAGGCGCTCGGCGAAGACGACCCGAACACGCTCAACGCCGCGCACAACCTGGCGGTCAGCCTCCGGTTGACCGGCGACATCCGGCGCGCGTACGAGGTCGACCGGGAGACGTACGCCCACCGGGTGGTGCTCTTCGGCGAGGACCACGCGCAGACCCTGGAGTCGCACCTCAACCTGATCATCGACCGCCGCGAACTCGGCGAGTACCTGCCCGCCCGAGCCGAGATGCAGAACGTCGTCGACCGGTTGCCCCGGCTCTGGGGCTCGGCGCAGACGCAGACGTTGACCGCACGGCGGCGACTGGCCTCCGCGATCCGCAAGGCCGGCGACCACCACGCGGCCCTGGCCCTGTCCCAGGAGGTACGCGACGGCTTCGCGTCCCGCTTCGGCGAGCACCACCCGGACACCCTGCTGGCCGCCTTCGGCCTGGCGGTCGACATGCGCGCCACGGGCGACCTGGACGCCGCCGCCACGCTCACCGCCGAACTCGTCACCTGGTATCGGGAACTCTTCGACTCCGAGCACCCGTACACGGTGGCGACGCAGCTCAACGGCGCGATCGTCGACCGGTTGCAGGGCAACGTCGCACGCGCCCAGAGCACCAACGAGAAGGGGCTGGCGGTGTTGACCCGGCGGCTCGGGCCGGATCACCCGCTGACCCTGGCCGCCCTGATCAACCTCGGCAACGACCTCTACCACCTCGGCGAGCACGCCGCCGCGTACGACCTCGACCAACGCACCGCCGCGCGCTGCGCCGCGGTGTTCGGGCCGGACCATCCCACCACGCTGATCTGCCTCGGCAACCTCGCCCAGGATCTCGTCTCGCACGGTCGGGAGGAGGAGGCGAGCAGCCTGCACGCCGAGATCACCCAGAAGTTCGCCACGGTGCTCGGCGAGCAGCACCCCGCCACCGTGGCGGGCACCGACCTGACCATCCGGGGCGACTGCGACCTGGACCCGATGCCGCTGTAG
- a CDS encoding HEXXH motif domain-containing protein, translated as MTAQHLAAEPVGRPARHRLDPHHFGALATGAADADTIAELLAAESSWRKIQLRAVLDAAAGVADATGPLPPVAEAWRLLVAAQRRDRETVEKLILHPQVGTWAGYALRRIRGTTVTATGPLWVDLGYLHALAVAAAVRTGCDFTMRVPVRGGFVVLPTLGGAQVPKAHEWDEAEVVGGGGRATLTVAGTVIEFDATGTGTDGWVPLPTVRSTVGGHTLEVTLDFIDPYRNLRTPTAPHLDVAADVQRWRELLEQAWALLVRVCPDLAVPIARGLTSVVPQPAAERFRTMSASAGDAFGSMIVSEPEDAPELAVTLVHEFQHIKLGGLLHLAPLIDGEPPHRLYAPWRDDPRPLGGLIQGVYAFVGIVEFWRAYRQVATGAAAGLAHFEFARWRVQVWATLTMMRDLPQLTDVGRHLVAGLTSTAEGWQDEPVPPDPLAAARAAVADHRARWRTHHLRPAPEAVSALVVAWTAGHPAPTVPDVAPAVAADAAARRLDTRAVLELWRITDPEGFERLRTDPSAVGARVSGAGPAELALVCGEVAEAQAGYLTALSAEPGSPAAWAGLGLTAGALRPGPAANALRDRPELVRAVHLALRDQGTPLPEPLELAAWIDADTP; from the coding sequence GTGACCGCTCAACATCTGGCGGCGGAGCCGGTCGGTCGGCCCGCCCGCCATCGCCTGGACCCGCACCACTTCGGGGCCCTGGCCACCGGGGCCGCTGACGCGGACACCATCGCCGAACTGCTGGCCGCCGAGAGCAGTTGGCGCAAGATCCAACTACGGGCGGTCCTGGACGCCGCCGCCGGTGTGGCGGACGCCACCGGGCCGCTGCCGCCGGTCGCCGAGGCGTGGCGGCTGCTCGTCGCCGCGCAGCGGCGCGACCGCGAGACCGTGGAGAAGTTGATCCTGCATCCGCAGGTCGGCACCTGGGCGGGGTACGCGCTGCGCCGGATTCGGGGCACCACGGTCACCGCCACCGGGCCGCTCTGGGTGGACCTCGGGTACCTGCACGCGCTGGCGGTGGCCGCAGCCGTACGGACCGGATGCGACTTCACCATGCGGGTGCCGGTGCGGGGCGGTTTCGTCGTGCTGCCGACGCTCGGCGGCGCCCAGGTCCCCAAGGCCCACGAGTGGGACGAGGCGGAGGTCGTGGGCGGCGGCGGGCGGGCGACGCTGACCGTGGCGGGCACGGTCATCGAATTCGACGCCACCGGCACCGGCACCGACGGTTGGGTGCCGTTGCCGACCGTACGCTCCACCGTCGGCGGGCACACCCTCGAAGTCACGCTCGACTTCATCGATCCCTACCGCAACCTGCGTACGCCCACCGCGCCGCACCTGGACGTCGCCGCCGACGTGCAGCGGTGGCGGGAACTGCTCGAACAGGCGTGGGCGCTGCTGGTGCGGGTCTGCCCCGACCTGGCCGTGCCGATCGCCCGTGGCCTGACCTCGGTGGTGCCCCAACCGGCCGCCGAACGGTTCCGGACGATGAGCGCCTCGGCGGGCGATGCCTTCGGCAGCATGATCGTCTCCGAGCCGGAGGACGCTCCCGAACTGGCGGTCACGCTGGTCCACGAGTTCCAGCACATCAAGCTCGGCGGGCTGCTGCACCTGGCCCCGTTGATCGACGGCGAACCACCACACCGGCTCTACGCGCCCTGGCGTGACGATCCCCGTCCGCTGGGCGGTCTCATCCAGGGCGTGTACGCCTTCGTCGGGATCGTCGAGTTCTGGCGGGCGTACCGGCAGGTGGCGACCGGTGCCGCCGCCGGGCTGGCGCACTTCGAGTTCGCCCGGTGGCGGGTGCAGGTGTGGGCCACCCTGACGATGATGCGCGACCTGCCGCAGCTCACCGATGTCGGACGGCACCTGGTGGCGGGCTTGACCAGCACCGCCGAGGGATGGCAGGACGAGCCGGTGCCGCCCGACCCGCTCGCGGCGGCTCGGGCGGCGGTGGCCGATCATCGGGCGCGGTGGCGGACCCACCACCTGAGGCCCGCCCCCGAGGCGGTGTCGGCTCTGGTCGTGGCGTGGACGGCCGGACACCCCGCGCCGACGGTTCCCGACGTCGCGCCGGCCGTGGCGGCGGACGCCGCCGCTCGCCGCCTGGACACCCGGGCGGTGCTGGAGTTGTGGCGGATCACCGACCCGGAGGGCTTCGAGCGGCTCCGCACCGACCCGTCGGCGGTCGGCGCGCGGGTCTCCGGCGCGGGACCGGCCGAACTGGCCCTCGTCTGCGGCGAGGTGGCCGAGGCCCAGGCGGGCTACCTGACCGCACTGTCGGCCGAGCCGGGCTCGCCGGCAGCCTGGGCCGGTCTCGGCCTGACCGCCGGGGCCCTGCGCCCGGGACCGGCGGCCAACGCATTGCGGGACCGGCCGGAACTGGTCCGCGCGGTGCACCTCGCGCTGCGCGACCAGGGCACTCCACTGCCGGAGCCGCTGGAACTGGCCGCCTGGATCGACGCCGACACCCCCTGA
- a CDS encoding esterase/lipase family protein has product MSETAVVFVHGFLSSADTWAAFVRLAAQDDDLTGLHVHTFGYESPLVSLNPLRRIPHIDDIADDLRTYLSQDLADHSRLALVSHSQGGLVVQRALARMLADNPGELDRLRLVLMYACPNAGSDLALPLRRTFLRRHPQEADLRPLRATVLDAQRVVLRQIVHAPQPTIRVKVYAGASDGVVPPASARSVFPDAGVLPGDHFSIIQPDSLEHRSYVVLRRALLALDDPALPADATADAPAATTSLSPPAPVTPPPATVSSAGGQTVAGRPAKPEQAAGPKAEPTGDEYAELVRLLLDLPHIHDPSFRQQLYTLLPGPVQEQLPRSPVARLELIGMLSMLWRYRHLDSWRALGAGLEALVPDHPATVTLLARLDALARP; this is encoded by the coding sequence GTGTCCGAAACAGCCGTCGTGTTCGTACACGGTTTCCTGTCCTCAGCCGACACCTGGGCGGCATTCGTCCGACTTGCCGCCCAGGACGACGATCTGACCGGCCTTCACGTGCACACCTTCGGGTACGAATCGCCGTTGGTCTCGCTCAATCCGCTGCGCCGGATACCGCACATCGACGACATCGCCGACGACCTACGCACCTACCTGTCCCAGGACCTGGCCGACCACTCCCGCCTGGCGCTCGTCTCGCACAGCCAGGGCGGGCTGGTGGTCCAGCGGGCACTGGCCCGGATGCTCGCCGACAACCCCGGCGAACTCGACCGCCTCCGCCTGGTGCTCATGTACGCCTGCCCGAACGCCGGTTCGGACCTGGCCCTGCCGTTGCGCCGCACCTTCCTGCGCCGGCACCCCCAGGAGGCGGACCTGCGTCCGTTGCGCGCCACCGTGTTGGACGCCCAACGGGTGGTGCTCCGCCAGATCGTCCACGCGCCGCAGCCGACCATCCGGGTCAAGGTCTACGCCGGCGCCAGCGACGGCGTGGTCCCGCCCGCATCGGCCCGCAGCGTCTTCCCGGACGCGGGTGTGCTGCCCGGCGACCACTTCTCCATCATCCAGCCGGATTCCCTCGAACATCGCTCCTATGTGGTGCTACGACGGGCTCTGCTCGCTCTCGACGATCCCGCGCTCCCCGCCGATGCCACCGCGGACGCCCCAGCCGCCACGACGAGCTTGTCGCCACCGGCCCCCGTCACACCGCCACCGGCCACGGTGTCGTCGGCCGGAGGCCAGACGGTCGCCGGCCGCCCGGCAAAGCCGGAACAGGCCGCCGGCCCGAAGGCGGAGCCGACCGGCGACGAGTACGCCGAGCTGGTCCGGCTGCTGCTCGACCTGCCACACATCCACGATCCGTCGTTCCGCCAGCAGCTCTACACGCTGTTGCCCGGGCCGGTGCAGGAGCAGTTGCCGCGCAGCCCGGTGGCCCGGTTGGAGCTGATCGGGATGCTGAGCATGCTGTGGCGCTACCGCCACCTGGATAGCTGGCGGGCCCTCGGCGCAGGTCTCGAAGCGCTCGTTCCCGATCACCCGGCCACCGTCACCCTGCTCGCGCGACTCGACGCACTCGCCCGGCCCTGA
- a CDS encoding class I SAM-dependent methyltransferase: MSLIDREQGAAGASASPPPGNGRRAPSVADVVRALTAGPLPVRVTGYDGSRLGPADAGITLSIRSERGLSYLLTAPGDLGMARAYVSGDLALEGVHPGDPYDALRVLKDELRVRTPTVAEGLALARGLGWERLLPPPAPPQEALPRWKRVVGGLRHSRVRDSTAISHHYDVSNAFYEKVLGPSMTYTCAVFRSPDDSLEQAQASKYDLVAAKLALRPGMRLLDVGCGWGGMVRHAAREYGVKALGVTLSRAQAQWAQAAIAREGLTGLAEVRHLDYRDAPRQEFDAVSSIGLTEHIGVRNYPVYFAFLRDRLRPQGRLLNHCITRADNRAPHRSGAFIDRYVFPDGELAGPGRVISELHDVGLEVHHEENLRQHYALTLAAWCRNLVEHWDFCVGEVGGGTARVWGLYMAGSRLAFERNGIQLHQVLATRNGPDAVNGYPLRPDWLP; the protein is encoded by the coding sequence ATGAGCCTCATCGATCGAGAGCAGGGAGCGGCCGGCGCTTCCGCCTCACCGCCCCCCGGGAACGGGCGACGTGCGCCGAGCGTCGCGGACGTGGTCCGGGCGCTCACCGCAGGACCGCTGCCGGTCCGGGTCACCGGGTACGACGGCAGTCGACTCGGTCCGGCCGACGCCGGGATCACCCTGTCGATCCGATCCGAGCGGGGACTGTCGTACCTGCTCACGGCCCCCGGCGACCTGGGCATGGCACGGGCGTACGTCAGCGGGGACCTGGCTCTGGAGGGGGTGCACCCGGGCGACCCGTACGACGCGTTGCGGGTGCTCAAGGACGAGCTGCGGGTACGCACACCCACGGTGGCCGAGGGGCTGGCGCTGGCGCGCGGGCTGGGCTGGGAGCGGCTGCTGCCGCCACCGGCGCCGCCGCAGGAGGCGCTGCCCCGCTGGAAGCGGGTCGTGGGCGGCCTGCGGCACTCCCGGGTGCGGGACAGCACTGCGATCAGCCACCATTACGACGTCTCCAACGCCTTCTACGAGAAGGTGCTGGGGCCGTCGATGACGTACACCTGCGCGGTCTTCCGCAGCCCCGACGACAGCCTGGAGCAGGCCCAGGCGAGCAAGTACGACCTGGTCGCCGCCAAGCTCGCGCTGCGTCCGGGGATGCGGCTGCTGGACGTGGGCTGCGGCTGGGGCGGCATGGTGCGGCACGCGGCCCGCGAGTACGGCGTCAAGGCCCTCGGGGTGACCCTGTCCCGGGCGCAGGCGCAGTGGGCGCAGGCGGCGATCGCGCGCGAGGGGCTGACCGGGCTGGCCGAGGTGCGACACCTGGACTACCGTGACGCACCCCGGCAGGAGTTCGACGCGGTCTCCTCGATCGGTTTGACCGAGCACATCGGGGTGCGCAACTACCCGGTGTACTTCGCCTTCCTGCGGGACCGGCTGCGACCGCAGGGGCGGCTGCTCAACCACTGCATCACCCGGGCCGACAACCGGGCGCCGCACCGCTCGGGCGCCTTCATCGACCGGTACGTCTTCCCGGACGGCGAACTGGCCGGTCCCGGGCGGGTGATCAGCGAGTTGCACGACGTGGGGCTGGAGGTGCACCACGAGGAGAACCTGCGCCAGCACTACGCGCTGACGCTGGCGGCGTGGTGCCGCAACCTGGTGGAGCACTGGGACTTCTGCGTCGGTGAGGTGGGCGGCGGCACGGCCCGGGTGTGGGGGCTCTACATGGCCGGCTCGCGGCTCGCGTTCGAGCGCAACGGTATCCAGCTGCATCAGGTACTGGCCACGCGCAACGGCCCGGACGCGGTCAACGGCTACCCGCTGCGCCCGGACTGGCTGCCGTAG
- a CDS encoding FAD-binding oxidoreductase has translation MLALRDHDVAVAQLRRSYAAVPPGRPVRLAKRTSNLFRPRNVPRAPGLDVSGLGGVLHVDPAARTADVQGMCTYERLVEATLPYALMPLVVPQLRTITLGGAVTGLGIESTSFRNGLPHESVTEMDVFTGAGELVTARPEGEHADLFAAFPNSLGSLGYATRLRIALQPVRRHVALRNVRFTDLTALTEAIGEITAARAWAGEGVDAMDGVMFSPGEAYLVLARFTDDARRASDYTGQDIYYRSLRRLPHDTLTTHDYLWRWDTDWFWCSAAFGAQHPLVRRVWPARWRRSDVYHRIVRLEYRHQVAARIDRWRGQPARERVVQDVEIPLERTADFLRWFARRVGMTPVWLCPLRLREPAGRGSARSWPLYPLRPGQDYVNIGFWGSVPIAEGAADGDVNREIERAVSEAGGHKSLYSDAYYDRDSFDRLYGGDTWRVVRDRYDPEHRLTGLYEKAVARA, from the coding sequence ATGCTCGCTTTGCGTGATCATGACGTGGCGGTGGCTCAGCTGCGACGGTCGTACGCGGCGGTGCCACCGGGTCGGCCGGTGCGGCTGGCCAAGCGGACCTCCAACCTGTTCCGCCCGCGCAACGTCCCGCGCGCGCCGGGCCTGGACGTCAGTGGGCTCGGTGGCGTTCTGCACGTCGACCCGGCCGCCCGCACCGCCGACGTGCAGGGCATGTGCACCTATGAGCGGCTGGTCGAGGCGACCCTGCCGTACGCCCTGATGCCGCTGGTGGTGCCGCAGCTACGCACCATCACCCTCGGCGGGGCGGTAACCGGGCTCGGCATCGAGTCGACGTCGTTCCGCAACGGCCTGCCGCACGAGTCGGTGACCGAGATGGACGTGTTCACCGGGGCCGGCGAACTGGTCACCGCCCGGCCGGAGGGCGAGCACGCCGACCTCTTCGCCGCCTTCCCCAACTCGCTGGGCAGCCTCGGCTACGCCACCCGGCTGCGCATCGCGCTGCAACCGGTCCGGCGGCACGTGGCGCTGCGCAACGTGCGGTTCACCGACCTGACCGCGTTGACCGAGGCGATCGGCGAGATCACCGCCGCCCGCGCCTGGGCGGGGGAGGGCGTCGACGCGATGGACGGGGTGATGTTCAGCCCCGGCGAGGCGTACCTGGTGCTGGCCCGTTTCACCGACGACGCGCGCCGGGCCTCCGACTACACCGGCCAGGACATCTACTACCGGTCGCTGCGCCGGCTCCCGCACGACACGCTGACCACCCACGACTACCTGTGGCGCTGGGACACCGACTGGTTCTGGTGCTCGGCGGCGTTCGGCGCACAGCATCCGCTGGTGCGACGGGTGTGGCCGGCCCGGTGGCGGCGCAGCGACGTCTACCACCGCATCGTGCGGCTGGAGTACCGGCACCAGGTGGCAGCCCGGATCGACAGGTGGCGCGGCCAGCCGGCCCGGGAACGCGTGGTGCAGGACGTGGAGATCCCGCTGGAGCGCACCGCCGACTTCCTGCGCTGGTTCGCCCGTCGGGTGGGGATGACGCCGGTGTGGTTGTGCCCGCTGCGGCTGCGTGAGCCGGCGGGCAGGGGATCCGCCCGGTCCTGGCCGCTGTACCCGCTCCGGCCGGGGCAGGACTACGTCAACATCGGGTTCTGGGGGAGCGTGCCGATCGCCGAGGGTGCCGCCGACGGCGACGTCAACCGGGAGATCGAGCGCGCGGTGTCGGAGGCGGGCGGGCACAAGTCGCTCTACTCCGACGCGTACTACGACCGGGATTCGTTCGACCGGCTCTACGGCGGCGACACGTGGCGCGTCGTGCGGGACCGGTACGACCCGGAGCATCGGCTCACCGGACTGTACGAGAAGGCGGTAGCGCGCGCATGA
- a CDS encoding RICIN domain-containing protein translates to MSETDGSGTVYGTRRSGPPRDPVLLVAAAVGLAGVLAGVLFATGLLGGGDDPPPTPVAGSPTSAAPSPSESFTPQTVESPEPTSTPTPSPTPAEPDPNTGPKVLRGVGSGLCLGLDGDGERAVAKLAGCTGGPEQQWVVNPFGPDTVTLTNGAHNQCLDVEGRSGDDGARLQQFGCHGEDNQQWRLQPTGDGTVLVVAVHSGKCAQVRDGGGEAGTDVVQAPCDGNPAQRWAPQ, encoded by the coding sequence ATGTCGGAAACCGATGGATCGGGCACCGTCTACGGCACCCGCCGTTCCGGACCGCCCCGGGACCCGGTGCTGCTGGTCGCCGCTGCGGTCGGGCTGGCCGGCGTACTGGCCGGGGTGCTGTTCGCCACCGGCCTGCTCGGTGGCGGTGACGATCCGCCACCGACCCCGGTCGCCGGCAGCCCGACGTCGGCCGCGCCGAGCCCGAGCGAGAGCTTCACGCCACAGACCGTCGAGAGCCCCGAACCGACGTCGACGCCGACCCCGTCGCCCACGCCCGCCGAGCCCGACCCGAACACCGGGCCGAAGGTGCTCCGGGGCGTCGGCTCCGGCCTCTGCCTCGGGCTGGACGGCGACGGCGAGCGTGCGGTGGCGAAGCTGGCCGGCTGCACCGGCGGACCGGAGCAGCAGTGGGTGGTCAACCCGTTCGGCCCGGACACGGTGACACTGACCAACGGCGCCCACAACCAGTGTCTCGACGTGGAGGGCCGCAGCGGCGACGACGGTGCCCGGTTGCAGCAGTTCGGCTGCCACGGCGAGGACAACCAGCAGTGGCGTCTCCAGCCCACCGGCGACGGCACCGTACTGGTGGTGGCCGTACACAGCGGCAAGTGCGCCCAGGTCCGCGACGGTGGCGGCGA